The genome window CATTCGATGGATCCAGTCCTTGTCTTCGCATTTCTGCTGCCTCTATTTCAGAAACGGAAGTCTATAGCCTGAGTACGTTTTTTCGGACACTTTTCTATACCGTCTGCTCTTCAAATTTAACTGGACTCAAATAACCTAATTTAGAATGAATTCTATGTCTATGATAAAATATTTCTAAATAATCAAAAAAATATTCTGCTTTTTCTTTATATTCGAGAGTCGATTTTCTAAACTTTTTCATTTTGCACATCTTGCTCATTCTTGACTTAAAAGGAGTCCGTTTTTATGGAATCCAACGGCTACGCAATTTCATTCCGCATGACACAGAAGACTTCATTACCATCCTTCGAGAACTTTGAGACCTTTGTGGTAGCCTTTTTTTCTTAACCACAAAAAACACAAAGTATACTCAGAGCACTCAAAGTAATTAATAGTAGAAAACTTATCAAAACCCCAGTCCAATAATATTCAAATCAATACGCACAACTTCCTAGCCTAACACCGTCCTCTGTTATCTTTGTGTCTCCTCAGAGATCTTTGTGGTAATATGCTTCGTGCCTATTTTCGCTAGGTTTTAAGAAATCTCATCTTTCAATAATTTCTTGAATATATGTCGTCTAGTGGGCATTTAATATTAGAATTTTAAAATATAGTTTTAAATCTATGTTTTTTTTAGAATAAAAGATATTTTTTCTCAATTATACTCCAAAAAATCCTTTTTTTATCTCTATCAATCAAAAATCATAGCCAAAGTTGAACTTAAATTAAAATGAAAACAAAAATATTAAATTATCTAACTCTAGTATTCCTTTCGATCAGCCTAACAAACTGCCCAACAGGCGGTGCTGGTGCAGACTTTAGCGGTCTTTTGCTTCTATTAGGTGGCGGCTCTAGCGGTAGCTCGACTCCAACTGAACCCGATCGACCCGCACCTGGAATGGCACTACATCAAGGCTCAGTCAAAATGGAAAGTGGTGAAACCACGGATTTTGGATTAGAAATTGCAAATGTGACTGTAGGCAAAACTTCGACTTTTCAAATTAGCAACACAGGCACAACTCAGTTCAATCTCATTGGAAGTCCCATCGTTACAATTGGCGGACAGAATGTATCTGAATTTTCTGTAACTCAACCTAGTAAAACAAACTTATCACCTAATGAGAATACAAGCTTTATAGTAAGCTTTCGACCTAATTCAGTGGGCGTGAAGAACGCATTTATTGAATTTCAAACAAGTGACGAAGGCATACCAAAATTTCGTTTGAATCTTCGAGGCGAGGGTTCAAATCCTGCTTCGAGAATATCTATATTGAGAGGAGCAGATATCCAAGCCAAGAATAGCACAATCAATATGGGCTCCGTACAAGAACTGTTAAATGGTGATCCACTCCTATTAACCATTAAAAACACAGGAAGCTTGGATTTAACGTTTGATTCTCCGGCAGTTGATTCTTCCAATGCTCAGTTTAGTATTTCTCAACCTTCAACCACTCCACTAGTTCCAGGAGCGACGAGAAATTTCAGCATTACCTTTCAACCATCTTCCACTGGCACGAAAACAGCAGTCATATCTTTGCAAGGATTGAATGATCCATCCAATCCAACTTTTCATTTCAATGTAGAAGGAACAGGAACTCCAACCCCCGTTCCAACAATTGAAATTACTCAGAACAATGTGAACTATACGGCTGGCGGATCCCTTCCAACTTTTGGTATCATCTGGCCGAACTCTGTGAGTTCCACTCGCACAGTGACAATTCGCAATACCGGTTCCTTGCAGATTACAGGCTTAAATGTAAGTAAATCAGGTGCAAATAGTTCATTATTTTCAATTTCCGCCCTATCTCCGCCAGGCACAACCATTGATCCTGGTGCAAGTAAGACTTTTGGAATTGCTTTTGAACCTACATCAGAGGGGGCAAAAGTTGCGACCGTAAATATAACAAGCGCTAATGGATCGAATGGATCGGCATCTAATTCAGCAATTAGCTTGGAAGGAACTGGACATTCTGGCAAAGATGTTTTGGTTTCTTGGACTGCCGTAAAAGAAAAAGACATCAGTGCAGCAGGTGGTGGGTACAATATTTGTTACAGTCAGACTTCTGGTTTTGATCCAAGCCTTGCTGGAAATGGAACTGTTTTTTGCGATGCTTTAAATTGGACGAGTGGAACAACTCCAAGCTCGAAAGTAATTACTGTAAAAAACTATGGAAATTGGTATATTAAAGTTTACTCATTTACTCAACATAGATCGCAAGGAAGCGAACCTTCTACGCAAGTTTCCGTAAATGTTCCACAATAAATTTAAAATAGGTTAACAATATGAAAACAACATCAATTTATAAAAAACTTTTTTCCTCAATTACAATACTCATACTTATGCTTTTATCGGTTGGAGTCTACTCAGGACCCAATAAAGATATTCTAGTTCCCGATTTTACAAATTTTATTAGACCAAGCTTTTCAAATCAAAATTCCAAACCAATATTTCGCAGTGATGAATTGGTAATCGGCTACAAGAAAACCGTAAATAGCTCCGAGCTTGGTAGCAAAACCGCATCCATGAAAGTAATTCCGAGCAATATCAGCAATCGTAGTAGATCCGTTACAGCAATAATTTCTGAGAACGAAACCATTGGTAGTGCAATACAAAGAATTCAAAAGGATCCTTCAGTTGAATACGTAGAGCCCAGTTATCTATACTACCCAACGGCAACGGCACCTAATGATCCACAATGGAATAAATTATGGGGACTTCAGAATACAGGACAGACACTGGCTGATCCAGTGTATACTTCCAATTCATCGAATCCAGGAACCTCTGGCAAAGATATGAACATACTTGGCGCTTGGGATGTTACTAAAGATTGCGACGATATCGTTGTTGCTGTCTTGGATACCGGTGTAAATTATAATCATGAAGATTTCACAGGAAATATGTGGAATGGAGCAGGATGCGTTGATCATAATGGAACTGCCGTAGGTGGTGGATGTCCTAATCATGGTTGGGATTTTGTTGATAGTGACAATAACCCAATGGACCAGGAAGGTCATGGAACTCATGTTGCTGGGACTATTGGAGCCGTAGGTAACAATGGTGTAGGAATTTCCGGAGTTTGCCAAAAAGCAAAACTAATGGCTGTTAGAGTTCTTGGTCCTGAAGGTGGTAGCAATACCATGGTCGCAAATGGAATCTATTTTGCTGTTCGCAATCAAGCAAAAGTTATCAATATGAGTCTGGGAGGTGCTGGTTCTTCAACAGAGATTAGCAATGCGATCAATTTTGCTCGAGACAATGATGTGCTAGTAGTTGTTGCCGCAGGTAATGAAAATGTAAACCTATCGACGGGCAATTCTTATCCTTGTAAATTTTCTCAAGAAAATATACTTTGTATCGCAGCACTTGATCAAAAGTATGCAAGAGCTAGCTTTTCCAACTATGACAACCGAGCAACTGTTAGCTCAAGGACAGTTGATATTGGTGCACCAGGAACAAATATCCAAAGCTCTTATGGTGAAACCCAAGAGTCTACTGACAATTATGTAGGCTGGACTATGGCTGGAACTGGAGGAAGTAATGATTGGATATCAACAACTTGTTCTGGAAGAAGTATGCTTGCGTTTGTAAATTGCTCTGTTGCTACCTGGTTTTTCGGTGGTTCACAAAATTTTACAGATGCTTCAACTGATGTAAACAGACGAACTTATAAATCCTTTTCTATCAATAATGCTGCGTCCAATGTATCCCTCAATCATGCTATTGTATCGATTGGAGAGCCTGCTAGTGGAGGATGTTATGATTATATGCAAGCAACACACACCAACACGGCTGCCGATCCAAATTTTTCAGGAAATAACTTGATCAGTCTATGGGATTCAAATCGTGGAGCAATGATGAACAGGTTCTGCGCAACATCATCTAATGCATTTGTATCGGAAACTTCAACATTTCTATCAGAATGTGTAGGCAGTTCAACTTGTACAATTGGTTACCGATATTATTCAGATGACAGCGTAAATAGTCCGGGAGGTTTTGTTTTAGTAACGTCTATCTCAACCTGGGCGCCGACAACCAATGCCTATGCTTTCGTAAATGGAACATCTATGGCTAGTCCCCATGTTGCAGGACTCGCTGCATTGCTGCGATCACACAATGCTAATTTTTCTTATCTTGATACTAAGAATAAGATCATAGCTGGAGGAACTTCTGAATCTACTCTAACTGCAATCACTCGTTACGGAGTAGCTGCCAATGCAAATAATTCCATGAAGCATCTAGATCAAGTAACGAATGTTACGGCAACTTTGCAGTAACATGTCCCGAATTAGGAAAGGATAAATGGCAATTAAGTGAAAATTCTTAAAATAAACTGGTTCATGTTCATGATTCCAGTTTATTTAATTTCTATTCAAGCTGTGATTTCGATGACAATGCATCCAAACAAAAACCCAGAAGAAACTCCTATAGACAAACCCGATCGCAGATCCAATGAATTTGTTGTTGGAGCTAATTCAGAAATTCTCGATAAAGAATTTCAAGATACATTTATTGCATTACAAATCTCTTCCATTAAAAAATCTTCTCAGAGACCCATAACATACATTATTACATTCGAAAATTCATATGATTTTGATAAAATTGAAAAATTGGCTAAGAAAAACAAAAAAATTCTCTATATTGAGCCAAATTTTCTATACTATAAGCAAAAACCGAAATTGAATAAATTGCCTTAACCAAATCTCACTACTCATAACTAAACTGCACTTTTAATTTCCTTGCGACCAAGTAGCTTCATTCGGAAGAAAATACAGCTCACACAGAGCTACCACAGCACCATTTCATGCAGAAACTGACGCTGGGTAGAGAACACAGAGTGAAGAAATAGAAAGAAAGCTTATCTAATTACTATAACTACAAAATTAAAATCAACACAATCTTCTTTCTAGCCTAACAGAATCCTCAGTGATCTTTGTGTCTATGTGCGAAACTTCTTTAATTTTTCTATATTTCCAAATCATTCCCTCAACGCAAAAAACTTCCTCTTTTGATGAGTATCCTTCGTACACTTCGTGTGAACTTTGGGAACTTTGTGGTAATCTTTTTTTCTTAACCACAAAGAGCGCAAAGGTTACGCAGAGGAATATAAGGAATAATTTTATTTACTACTACATGCTCACCTTCCTCCTGCACAATTTCCTCCGGAAAGTTATGCTGGACAGGTCACGGTAGATTGTTTACCGTTAAGTCCAGCACCAGAACAACAAAAGAGCGTTAGCGACTGAGTGGTGCTGGGGAAGGCAGACGCTCCGCTCAGGTTTAAGTAGGCTACGCACAAGACTTTTCTATCTAATTCAAGTATGAGTGGCTAGTCGATCTGATTGTTTAGCTAATCCATACATTAAGCAAAATTCAATATCCGGTAGTTGCAAGCTTTTGCTATGGCAGCGCTATCGATCACATAATTTTTACATTCAACTTTCCAATTATTCAATTGCACTTGTGTTTTTATTTTTCCTAAAGCTCGTTCATACAAAAGGCTGGATATATAGCGAACCATTTGTACGATTAAATTCTCAGCCAGTCGTTCTTTCACTTCATCTGCCTTAATTGATCGCAATACCTGAATGGATTCTTCTAACAATGTATATTGATCTTCTAAGTATTTTGAAGGAGATGTTAGATTCGCTTGTAAACTGTTAATATACTTTCTAAGATTGCCATCACCACTCATTCCTGCAAGTATTGCTCCTGTTGCAATTCTAACATGAATTTGGCTAGTTCCTTCATAGATAGTGTTGATCCTTGAGTCTCGAAACATACGAGAGACCTCATAGTCTTCTGTGTATCCAGCACCACCATAGATCTGAACGCCAATACTTGCGCATTTATGCCCTTCTTCAGATCCATAGTATTTGGCAAGTGGAGTAAGAGTCGAAGCAATGGTTGACCAAAACTTCACTCGTTCATCCTTACGAATTCGAGAATCATCCAACCCTTCTTTTTCTAAACGGATTTGGTGGTGTTGGTATTTGTCAATTACACGAGCAGTTTCTAATACAAAAAGTCGCATAGCATTCATTTCACGCTTAATCTTATCAAGCAATTCGGCCACTGCCGGGATTTCAATTATGGGTTTGCCAAATTGGATTCTCTCATTTGCATACTTGAAACATTCGTAATATACTCCGGCCGAGCCCCCAGGCCCGCCCGCTGCACTTCCCAATCGCATAAAATTTGTCATACCAGCTGTATATCTGGTTAATCCTAGTCCTTCTTCTCCCAGAATTTCTGCGGGCGTATTGTCATAAACTATCTCGCAGGTTGGTGAAGCGTGGATTCCCATTTTCTTTTCTATTCCTGCAACCACAACGTCTTCGCTTTTTACAATAAAAACCGAAAGTCCTCGAGCTCCACCGCCCGCTTTTCCCGTACGAGCAAGGGTCAATAACAAAGATGGATATTCTCCCAATCCACAGCCCTGCGAAATGAATCGTTTAGTTCCCGTTATTCGATATGATCCATCTTCTTGCTTTGTTGCAATGGTTCGTATACTATTTAGATCGGAGCCAAAATCAGGCTCTGTTAGAGCCATAGCAAACAAACGCTGTCCTTGTGCTGCCTCTGCTGCATATTTTTCAATTTGTTCTTTTGTTCCATATCGAGAAACGATTTGCGCTAAATTCAAAAGAGTCGTTGTCATGCAAAATGAAACGTCAGCTCGTGCCATAATCATAACAAAGAAAGCACAAAGGCTAGCAGGAAATTCCAATCCACCAGCTTCTCGAGAAATTGAATAACCCATTAACCCTGTTTGGATAAACTTTTCATAAATATCAATAGTCTCTTGGGGAAAAATCACCTTACCATCATTATACTTGAGTTCATTTTGATCCATTGCCTTTGAAGCTTGCGAAACTTCTGTACCAAAGAACTCACCGAGAGACTCAAGACTTGATTTGTATAACTCGTAGGCCTCCTCGATGTTAGAAGGTGCCATCTCATATCGGGAATCATTTGTTTCTAAGTATTTTTTGTGAGCAAAGAATTCCAATCCTTCCGACTCTTCAATAATTTCTTTCCAATCTATAATCTCATCAAAAAATAGTTTGAGATCTTCATCGTCTGTAAAATAATTATTAGATATCATTTCTTAACTCCGATTGAATGTGCAGCTTCTAGCCCTTCCAAGAAGGCACGCTTAGCGTCCACCGCTTTGGAATTTTTTGCACCACCGATCACGATTGCTTCTTTATTTGGAAATTTCGATGTAAACTCTTCGTAGAGAGAACTCTCTTTCTCTTGACCGACACATAACACGATAGAATCGCACTTATAAATAAATTCCTCTCCGTTTTTCAAAACAACCTTCAACCCTTCTTTCGTGACCTCTTTATAATCAAGTCCGTGATAGAATTCTACTCCAGCGGAATCGAGTTCTTGCTTCAAAGCCCAGAATGTTGTCGGACCAAGCCCCGCTCCGTGCTTGCCGTTTCTTCTAAAAACAGCAACTTTTCTATCTGATTCATGAGGCTGGATTGCAACTTGAGTATAAGAACTAATATTGTATTTATGATCGTAGGATTCATAACTTGGATCACTATCTTCTGTTAGCTTATGCGCAACATCGACACCAATTCCTCCTCCTCCAATCACTGCAACTTTTTTGCCTGGTATAAATTTTCCTGTCAGATAATCCGTATAATTTCCGTATGGTAGATTTTCTAAACCTGTCAGAGAAAATTCTCGAGGGATTACTCCAGTTGCAAATATCACAACATCGGGATTCATATCTTCCAATAATTCCAAATTTGCAACAGTATTCGTACGAATTGTAACTCCAAGCGCTGCTAGCTCATTTTCAAAATATCGCATAGTCTCTTTGAATTCTGATTTGCCAGGTATATGTGAGGCCAAATGGAATTGACCACCTAACGAATTCGCTTTTTCCAAAACTACCACATTGTGACCGAGTGAAGCACTTGCGCGAGCAGCTTCCAATCCAGCAGGTCCCGATCCAATGATTACAACAGATTTTGGTTCTTGCACTTTTTCGGTCGGAAATTGCAATTCGTTTACAGCCTCTGGATTCACGATACAAGATACAGATCGTTCTTGGAATGCATGATCAAGACATGCTTGGTTACAAGCAATACAAGTATTGATCCGCTTATAATCACCTGATTTTACTTTATTAATTATATTTGCGTCTGCGAGAAAAGGCCGAGCCATAGAAATAATATCCGCTTCATTGTTACCAAATATTTTCTCCATTGTGATTGGATCATTGACACGATTGGATGCGATGATAGGAACACCGGGTGTTTTTGCTTTAATCTTTCCGGCAATATTTGACCAAGCACCACGGGGAACCAACTGACTGATCGTAGGGATTCTCGATTCATGCCAGCCAATTCCAATATTTAAAGCAGAAACTTTTTCTTCTCGTAATAGTTTTGCTAGTTGAACAACATCATCAAAGGTTGGATTGCCAGGAATTAAATCAATTCCAGACATACGAAAAATTACAGGGAATCCTTCAGGTAAATTTTTTATTACCGATCGAAGAACTTCAACAGACATATTCATTCTTCGAATGGAATCACCACCGAAGTAATCATCTCTTTGATTTGTTACGGGTGAAAAGAATTGATTTAGAAGATAGCCTTCACTTCCCATAATTTCAACTGCTCCGAAACCAACTTCGGCTGCGATGCGAGCAGAAATACCAAAATCTTCAATTGTTTTCCAACATTCTTCTTCGCTCAACGCTTTCGGAATAAACCGATTGATAGGTGCTCTTATTGGAGAAGGAGCAACGCAGTCTCGTGAATTGGCGTAACGTCCTGCATGAAAAAGTTGCGCACACATTGTACCTTTTCCTTTCAATAATTGATTCATCTTTTGAAGCTCATTGGCATGTTCTGGAACTTGAAAGTTGAAAAAAGTTTTAGAACCTTTTCCTGCTTCATTGACGCTTATACCACCCGTGACAATGAGTCCGACACCACCATCAAATCTTCTTTCATAAAAGGCTGCCATCCGCTCAGCAGTTCCGACTTCACCTTCGAGCCCCAAGTGCATCGATCCCATTACGAAATGATTAGGTAGAGTTAAGTTTCCAATTTGGATTGGCTCAAAAGCTTTCAACATGATATTATCTCCGACACGATAGGTTTCCGTTTTCTAGAATTAATTTACCAACGGTAACTTAATGATTTTTATAAGCAAACATTTTATTTACCAACGGTAAATAATTTCTAGCTTTATTTTTTCGCTGCCTAAAATGAGAAATATGCCAATCAAAAAGCGAAGCGCTTCTCAAAAGAAAGCGAAAACTGCTGGTCGCCCTCGAAAAAAGAATGCATTGAATGTTAGAGAAGCTTTGATTCAGGCAGGTGCTGAACTTCTTAAGTCTACTTCTCTTGAAGAAATATCCCTTCGAAAAGTAGCCACACTAGCAGGAGTAAGCCATGTGGCAACCTATCACCATTTTGAGAATAAGAATGCATTATTTTCAGCTATGGCAGAAATCGGATTTCAGAAATATTTTGATACCTTCCAAAAAGAATTAGCTCGAACCAATCAAGATTTTATAGGTCGGTACCAAGCTCTTGGTTGGACTTATTTTCAGTTTATAATGGACAACCAACAATTCGCACGAATCATGTTCGGTGGCTTAGGTAAGAATGCTAAACGCAATCCAACTCTATCGGCCGTATCGAGAAGAACATATCGGCAGCTACATGAAATCATAAGATTAGGTCAGAAAACAGGACATCTTAAACAAGGCAAAACTCGTGAAAAAACATTAGCATCTTGGGCGATGATTCACGGAATTGCAATGTTATTCCTGGAAGGAAGACTACAAATGAAAAATAATAAAGAAGAAATGGAGAAATTTATTCATAGCGTAACCGAATATACTTATATTGGGATGCTTTAGAAAAAATTAATTCAATGTATATTCATTTTTGCATATTCGCAATTCGATAAAAACAAGAACCAATATAATGAATTTCTCCGAGAAAAAATATAACACTCCGAGACCTGTCAGTATATCATAGAAATATATCACCAAAGAAAAACTAAGTATGCAATACATTAGATTTGCCATTGCCACAATCCAAAGCCGGAAGCTAAATATTTTAGGTTGGATTAGATAGTTTGAAATTGAAAAAAATGCAAGAAACAAAGGAATTGGAAATAATTTATATAGAACATCTTTGGGCATACCAAATAAATCTACCCAATAAGATAAAACGATTAAAAGAGAAGCAGAGAGCAATGCACCAAGACCATCGATCAGGAAAATAAAATTTGGCTTTTTATTAAAAAA of Leptospira sp. GIMC2001 contains these proteins:
- a CDS encoding choice-of-anchor D domain-containing protein — encoded protein: MKTKILNYLTLVFLSISLTNCPTGGAGADFSGLLLLLGGGSSGSSTPTEPDRPAPGMALHQGSVKMESGETTDFGLEIANVTVGKTSTFQISNTGTTQFNLIGSPIVTIGGQNVSEFSVTQPSKTNLSPNENTSFIVSFRPNSVGVKNAFIEFQTSDEGIPKFRLNLRGEGSNPASRISILRGADIQAKNSTINMGSVQELLNGDPLLLTIKNTGSLDLTFDSPAVDSSNAQFSISQPSTTPLVPGATRNFSITFQPSSTGTKTAVISLQGLNDPSNPTFHFNVEGTGTPTPVPTIEITQNNVNYTAGGSLPTFGIIWPNSVSSTRTVTIRNTGSLQITGLNVSKSGANSSLFSISALSPPGTTIDPGASKTFGIAFEPTSEGAKVATVNITSANGSNGSASNSAISLEGTGHSGKDVLVSWTAVKEKDISAAGGGYNICYSQTSGFDPSLAGNGTVFCDALNWTSGTTPSSKVITVKNYGNWYIKVYSFTQHRSQGSEPSTQVSVNVPQ
- a CDS encoding S8 family serine peptidase, producing MKTTSIYKKLFSSITILILMLLSVGVYSGPNKDILVPDFTNFIRPSFSNQNSKPIFRSDELVIGYKKTVNSSELGSKTASMKVIPSNISNRSRSVTAIISENETIGSAIQRIQKDPSVEYVEPSYLYYPTATAPNDPQWNKLWGLQNTGQTLADPVYTSNSSNPGTSGKDMNILGAWDVTKDCDDIVVAVLDTGVNYNHEDFTGNMWNGAGCVDHNGTAVGGGCPNHGWDFVDSDNNPMDQEGHGTHVAGTIGAVGNNGVGISGVCQKAKLMAVRVLGPEGGSNTMVANGIYFAVRNQAKVINMSLGGAGSSTEISNAINFARDNDVLVVVAAGNENVNLSTGNSYPCKFSQENILCIAALDQKYARASFSNYDNRATVSSRTVDIGAPGTNIQSSYGETQESTDNYVGWTMAGTGGSNDWISTTCSGRSMLAFVNCSVATWFFGGSQNFTDASTDVNRRTYKSFSINNAASNVSLNHAIVSIGEPASGGCYDYMQATHTNTAADPNFSGNNLISLWDSNRGAMMNRFCATSSNAFVSETSTFLSECVGSSTCTIGYRYYSDDSVNSPGGFVLVTSISTWAPTTNAYAFVNGTSMASPHVAGLAALLRSHNANFSYLDTKNKIIAGGTSESTLTAITRYGVAANANNSMKHLDQVTNVTATLQ
- a CDS encoding IS3 family transposase; amino-acid sequence: MKKFRKSTLEYKEKAEYFFDYLEIFYHRHRIHSKLGYLSPVKFEEQTV
- a CDS encoding acyl-CoA dehydrogenase family protein encodes the protein MISNNYFTDDEDLKLFFDEIIDWKEIIEESEGLEFFAHKKYLETNDSRYEMAPSNIEEAYELYKSSLESLGEFFGTEVSQASKAMDQNELKYNDGKVIFPQETIDIYEKFIQTGLMGYSISREAGGLEFPASLCAFFVMIMARADVSFCMTTTLLNLAQIVSRYGTKEQIEKYAAEAAQGQRLFAMALTEPDFGSDLNSIRTIATKQEDGSYRITGTKRFISQGCGLGEYPSLLLTLARTGKAGGGARGLSVFIVKSEDVVVAGIEKKMGIHASPTCEIVYDNTPAEILGEEGLGLTRYTAGMTNFMRLGSAAGGPGGSAGVYYECFKYANERIQFGKPIIEIPAVAELLDKIKREMNAMRLFVLETARVIDKYQHHQIRLEKEGLDDSRIRKDERVKFWSTIASTLTPLAKYYGSEEGHKCASIGVQIYGGAGYTEDYEVSRMFRDSRINTIYEGTSQIHVRIATGAILAGMSGDGNLRKYINSLQANLTSPSKYLEDQYTLLEESIQVLRSIKADEVKERLAENLIVQMVRYISSLLYERALGKIKTQVQLNNWKVECKNYVIDSAAIAKACNYRILNFA
- a CDS encoding oxidoreductase, whose translation is MLKAFEPIQIGNLTLPNHFVMGSMHLGLEGEVGTAERMAAFYERRFDGGVGLIVTGGISVNEAGKGSKTFFNFQVPEHANELQKMNQLLKGKGTMCAQLFHAGRYANSRDCVAPSPIRAPINRFIPKALSEEECWKTIEDFGISARIAAEVGFGAVEIMGSEGYLLNQFFSPVTNQRDDYFGGDSIRRMNMSVEVLRSVIKNLPEGFPVIFRMSGIDLIPGNPTFDDVVQLAKLLREEKVSALNIGIGWHESRIPTISQLVPRGAWSNIAGKIKAKTPGVPIIASNRVNDPITMEKIFGNNEADIISMARPFLADANIINKVKSGDYKRINTCIACNQACLDHAFQERSVSCIVNPEAVNELQFPTEKVQEPKSVVIIGSGPAGLEAARASASLGHNVVVLEKANSLGGQFHLASHIPGKSEFKETMRYFENELAALGVTIRTNTVANLELLEDMNPDVVIFATGVIPREFSLTGLENLPYGNYTDYLTGKFIPGKKVAVIGGGGIGVDVAHKLTEDSDPSYESYDHKYNISSYTQVAIQPHESDRKVAVFRRNGKHGAGLGPTTFWALKQELDSAGVEFYHGLDYKEVTKEGLKVVLKNGEEFIYKCDSIVLCVGQEKESSLYEEFTSKFPNKEAIVIGGAKNSKAVDAKRAFLEGLEAAHSIGVKK
- a CDS encoding TetR/AcrR family transcriptional regulator, producing the protein MPIKKRSASQKKAKTAGRPRKKNALNVREALIQAGAELLKSTSLEEISLRKVATLAGVSHVATYHHFENKNALFSAMAEIGFQKYFDTFQKELARTNQDFIGRYQALGWTYFQFIMDNQQFARIMFGGLGKNAKRNPTLSAVSRRTYRQLHEIIRLGQKTGHLKQGKTREKTLASWAMIHGIAMLFLEGRLQMKNNKEEMEKFIHSVTEYTYIGML